In Thermodesulforhabdus norvegica, the DNA window GTTCTTTCCTTCCTAAAAGAACCGCTTGAAGATCTCTGCATTTCCCGACCTAAAGAACGACTTGACTGGGGAATACCGCTTCCCTTTGATGACAGATACGTTACCTACGTCTGGTTCGATGCTTTGATAAATTATATTTCCGCCCTGGGATATCCCGACGGAGAGCTGTTCAGAAAATTCTGGCCGGTGGCGCATCACATTATAGCGAAGGACATTTTGAAGCCTCACGGTATCTACTGGCCTACCATGCTTAAGGCGGCAGGGATCGAACCTTACAGGTCTCTGATGGTCCATGGCTACTGGAAGATAGAAGAAGGTAAAATGAGTAAGAGTAAGGGCACGGTGGTGCGCCCTCTCGATCTGGTCTCAGTTTACGGCCTTGACGCCTTCAGGTATTTTCTAATCCGTGAAATGGTCTTTGGCCTGGATGCCAACTTCAGTGAAGAGGCACTGATTCAACGCCTCAATGCCGACCTTGCAAACGATCTGGGGAATCTCTTCAGCCGAACAATGGCGATGGTTCAAAAGTACTGTGATGGAAAGGTGCCGCCTCTGGAAGGAGAAGCGGGTCCCCGGGAAAAAGCAATTCATGAGCAAATAGAATCCACGAAAGCAGCCTACGATACTTCAATGAGGACCTTCGGCTTTCACAAAGCAATGATGAGCGTCTGGGAACTGATAAATGCTGCTAATAAGTATGTGGACGAGACGGCCCCGTGGGAGCTGGCTAAAAGCGCATCCGAACGAAACTATCTTAACCGGGTTCTGCGTACACTCCTTGAGATCAATCATCTCGTGGCAGTCATGATTGCTCCGGTTATGCCCGGTACGGCCGAAGAGATGTTGAAGCGGCTTGGAAGGTCGATAAAGGCTAGAGATTTGAGGTGGGAATCGGATGCAGGCTTTCCGGCACTTCAGGAAGGAGTGCCGGTAGAAAAAGGCAAAGCACTATTTCCGAGAGTGGACATTGAAGCCTGGAGGACTCGAAGGTCCGAAGAACCTGTAAGCCCGGAAAAGGGCAAACCTGAAGAGGCAGAACGGAGAACGGAGATGCTGGGTATCGATGAGTTCAGAAAAGTCGATCTGAGGATCGGGAATGTTCTTGAGGCCGAGGCAATTCCCGGCTCGAAGAAGCTGTTACGACTTGTGGTGGATGTGGGAGAAAAAAGGCAGGTCGTTGCGGGTATCGCCCAGCACTACTCGCCTGAAGAACTAATAGGAAAAAAGGTTGTCGTGGTGTGCAATTTGAAGCCGGTGAAGCTGATGGGCGTTGAGTCTCAAGGTATGGTACTTGCCGCAGAGTCGGAAAATCGGCTTTCTCTTCTAACCTGTGATCGGGATATTTCTCCGGGATCGCCTGTTCTTTAAGATGAGGTGCAGGCGGCCGCATTTATGAGTGTGGCCGCCTGCTTTTTCGTGTTAGTGAAGGACTTTTTCCGTAGATTCAACAGGAGCAAGGCTTACGTATTCTCCCTCGTCTTTGAGCTCATAAGAGCGGTTTCCAATTGTGAAAGGCGACTGGTAGGTAAAAGGAATGTTCAGGTCTTTCGCTGTGGACATGGATTCGAGAAGCCAATGCAGTATCCAGGCGTATTCTTCAAGGTTTGAAAGAATGTGTTCGGGACGAATTCTTATTTCCTTTATGTCAAAGAGCTCGCGAAGCCCCTTCGTTTCAAAGCTTTGTGTTTCAGGATCCCAATTCAGCTCGATAAACTGCCCGGGTTCTTCCGAATTCTGAATTCTCATAAGGGTTCTGGTGTTTTCTTCCGTCATAGCATTCTCCTTTCTGTTCTTAAAGTTTTTTCCCTTTTCTCTCTGTCTAAAATATAACCATTTCCTTTAAGGATTACCCGATGGTTTGTCTAATTTTTTCCTGGGCACCTGAGACTGAAACAGAAATTTCGTGGCCTTGCTTTTATTTCACGATTCCTATTAAGGTCCTGAAGGTTTAAAGCTTACGAAGCCCGGCAATGTGGACACTTATGCCGGTTTTTGATATAGCCTTCCGGGCCCGATATCGGCCGTAAAGGAATAGCCGTTACGGTAGAGGATAATGGATAAAATTACGGTTTTTCATCGGGGGGCGCTGGGAGACTTCTTGCTGGCATGCCCGGTGATCAAAGGTCTATCGGAGTTTATGAAGGTGCAGGTTTACTTTATGGCGAGGCGGGACTATGTGGCACTGGTAAGGAATGCGCCTTTTTTCGCCGGCTTTATCCCCCACGACAGTTCTTCGATTGCGCCTTTTTTTGATGATTTTCTCTGGAAAAAGGCGAAAGTTCCGAATGTACTGACCGAATCAAAGGCTGCCTTCTTCTTTGGTCAGAAATTTCTCAGAAATGTCGTGGATCGCCTGAATAAAAGACTGGGCAACGATGTATGCTATTGGGTACAGTCCTTTCCTGACTTAAATTCCTGCGTAAAAAAACATGTGACCTTTTTCCTGAGGGATCAGCTGAAGGAACTCGGTTTTCCCCTTGAACTGCAATACTTCAATCCTCTGGATCACGAAAAGGGTCTCCTTTCCGCCTCTTGTTCAAAAGACCGACCCGTTGTTATCCATCCCGGCAGTGGTGGACTGAGGAAGATCTGGCCCTTAAAAAACTGGCGGGCTACCGTTCTCTACATAAAACAAAAATATCCCGCAATTCCGGTCCTTATCGTAATCGGTCCCGCGGACGATGTAGCCAGGCCTCTTGCTAAGAGCTTAGAAGAATTGCCCGGGGTATCCGTGGTGGACGGTCCGGAACTTATGGAACTCGCACGCATTCTGGCAACATCACGGATATATCTCGGAAACGACTCCGGTGTAAGTCATCTTGCCGCTGCCGTAGGGGCGGCATGCTGTGTAATATTTGGCCGAACAGACCCCAGTGTATGGGCCCCCCTTGGAAAAGATGTTACAATCGTTAAGGATTGCTGGGATGAGATCGACGTTACGGCGGAGGACTTTCGCATGCCTCCCGATAAGGCCCTACATCCCGAAATCCGGGCCTTTATAGATCGCAGGCTGGCGGATTGTGACCTGCCGAGAACCGGGAAGTCCTTTCATTGAGGTTTTCTGCTGGCTGGCAGATTATAAGAAAGAAGAGGCATCTTTTGATGAGACTGAAGACCGTTGCCGTTCTTGTCGTCGCCTTGTTATGCGTTGCCTGCCGTGAAAAACCCATAAAGATAGGTTTACTATGCCCGCTTACCGGTCCCTATGCAGACCTGGGTGTGCACGGCAGAAATGGTGCCCGCCTTGCCGTGGAAGATATAAATCGAAATGGCGGCATCGGAGGACGCAGGATTACGTTGATCGTTTATAATGACGAAAGCACTCTTGATGGTGCCGTAAGGGGTTATGAAGCTCTGGCCCGTGAGGGGGTCGTAACCGTGGTGGGGCCAATGACCAGCGAACAGTCAATGGCCGTTGTGAAGGATTCTTCGTCTGTAGGGATTCCCCTGCTTTCGCCCACTACATCAACCCCGTGGCTTTCGGGCAAGAAAGATCTGTTTTTCCGAATACAGCCGGAGACGGACAAGGCTGCGGTGATGCTTGCACGGGTAATAGCCGGCCGTCCGGAAATAGAGAGGGTTTGTGTCGCGGACGATGTACGCAATAAGGCTCACACTGCTCCTCTGAAACAGGCCTTTGTGTCGGAATATACGAGATTGCAGGGAAGGGTGATTTGCGATCTAACCATCGACCCTCTGGACGATCGATTTATCGAATCCCTATCTGAAAAGATAGGGTACCACAATCCCGATGCTCTGGTAATTATGGCCTCGGCACGACATACGGGACAAATGGTGAGGACGCTCTCGCAAAAATACCCCTCCTTGAGGTTTTTTTCCTGCGGATGGGCTCAAACCGAAGAGCTTATTGCTCAGGCAGGCATTGCGGCTGAGCGGATTTTGCTTCTGGCCGACAACATGCCGGTGGAAGCGACTGAACCTTTAAGAAGGTTTTCATGGGATTACAGATCCCGCTACGGAATAAAGCCTGCTTTTCCCGCCGTGCGTGCCCACGATGCCGTAAAACTTCTGGTGAAAGCATTGAGAAATTGCAACGATGACCTCAATAATTTAAAAGAAGAACTTTCCAGGCCCCGAACCTTTACGGCCCTTTCCGGCAGGATCATTCTCGACGAATATGGGGATGCCAGCGGCGATTTTTATCTCGTAACCGTCAGAGGCGGAGAGTTTGAGCTGATAAACCGAATAAAAATGACGAGGCCCTGAGTTATGACACTCGCCGATTTTGTGAGCCGCTACTTCGTCAGAGCTCTTCTAATTCCTTTTGTTATAGTGGGAATTTTTACGACGACCCTTTTGATGGGCTGGCAGATCCACAGTACCAGAAAGAGCCATCAGATGATAGCGGATTTTCTCAATCAGAACATTTCGGAATATCTATCCAATGCGCATCATTTGCTGAGAGTTCTGGCATGGGAGCACGAAAGTGTCGGAGGTGCGGAGGTTTACGAAATCAGGAATGTCTCTGACTTTTATCGAATCTTGCTGGTCAAAACGGACCACATAGAGGCATCCATTGATTCGGATCGCAAAGTATATCTTGAATTGATGAAGGCCGGGGTTCCCGTGGTGTATTTCCCGGATCTAAGAGAATGGCCTGCCGTTTCCGTTCCTTATTACAATCCCGAATTGGACACAATGACGGTGGGAGTTGTTGTAAGAGCCGATAGATGGATGGCATTCGGAGAACTAAATCTGGCTTCTATTTATAACCTCGTAATGACATGGGCTGCTTCATATCCCGGAACTTCGGTGATTATTACCGATAAGTACGGAAACATTATCTGCCATCCTGACATGAAACTGGTCATAGAGCGGGAGAACCTCGCTCATGAACCGATCTTCAGAAAGATTATCGGATACTACGGGTTAACGACGACGGTTGGTTTCTACGGGGGTCACTATGTACTTGCCACGGGCCGGTATGTGGGACCCTGGGAGTGGGTGGTAACCATCATTCGTCCCCTGAAAACTTTCTTTTTTCCGCTGATCCTCGTGGTGGGAATCATTATTTCCGTAAGCTTTGCTATTGCCGTGATAATCTTCAAATTTCAAAACCGCTTGAGGAGTGCAGTCGTCGGCCCCGTTGAAGGTCTGGTCAATTTGGCCGTAGCCGTCCAGCGAGGCGAGAAGTTACCGGAACCCTCTTCCATTACCCTGGGGTCGGATATTAAAGAGCTGAAGAAACTCGCGGAGGCGATAATATGCACTTATAAAAAGCTAAAAGAAAGAGAAAGGATAACCAAAGAGATGAGCAGAGAACTCTTCTGGCTGGTTGAGTCGATAGGAGATGCTGTAATTGCCGTTGATAAATACGGTAGGGTTATGAGGATGAACGGTATGGCCGAATTGCTTTCGGGATGGAACAGATTCCAGGCCTTCGGTAAGCCTCTTGAGAGGATCTTCAGGCTTTATGAAGCAGAGCACAAACTCGATGTGGCCCGTATTGTAGATAAAGTCGTTCGAGACGGCGCTGTAATAAGGCTCCAGGACCGGATCAGACTGGTTTCCCCGGATGGATCAAATAAGTTTGTGACGGACAGTATATCCCCGCTGCGTGACGGAGACGGAAATGTTACGGGAGCGGTCGTGGTTTTTCACGACGTGACCGCTCAGGTTGAAGCGGAAGAAGAGAAAAGAAAGCTGGAAAAGATGCTTGCTCAGAGTCAGAAAATGGAGGCACTGGGAACACTTGCCAGCGGAATTGCTCACGAGTTCAACAACCTTCTGCAGATTCTTTCGGGCTATGTCGAGCTCGCGCTGGATGTAACGGGGCAAACGGATCGCCGTTATGAATGGCTTGTCAGGATAAAAGGGGCTTCGGAGAGGGCCAAAGAGCTGGTGGAACACCTTCTAACCTTTTCCAGGGAGCACAAACCCAGGCTTCAGGTCCTGGATGTTAATCGTTTAATTCTGGATACACTGGACTTTCTCCGAACCAGCATTCCCAGAATGATAAAAATTGAAACCTCTCTTGCAGAAAACCTGCCGGCAATAAAGGCAGACCCTCGTCAGCTGGAGCTCGCTTTGATCAACCTCGTTGTGAATGCAAGGGATGCTATAAGAGAAGGAGAGCCCGGTGTTATAAGAATCAGGTCCTGTCATGAAACGGATGTGGGCTGCAGGGGTTGGGTCAGAATAGATGTGGAGGACACCGGTTGCGGGATTGCCCCTGATCTGCTCGAAAGAATATTCGAGCCTTTCTTTACGACCAAGGGACCCGGTAAAGGTACTGGGCTGGGACTTTCGGCGGTTTACGGGATTGTACAGGCCCATGAAGGGCGTATTGAAGTAAAAAGCTCGCCAGGTCAGGGGTCAACATTTTCCGTCTATCTGCCTGTTCGAGAATACCATCAGCTCGACGCTCCGGCCGAACCTGTGCCGGACAGGCCATCGGAAGAAGCTCCCGCGACGTGTCATAAGAAGGACACTGAGGAGAGGC includes these proteins:
- a CDS encoding hybrid sensor histidine kinase/response regulator, which translates into the protein MTLADFVSRYFVRALLIPFVIVGIFTTTLLMGWQIHSTRKSHQMIADFLNQNISEYLSNAHHLLRVLAWEHESVGGAEVYEIRNVSDFYRILLVKTDHIEASIDSDRKVYLELMKAGVPVVYFPDLREWPAVSVPYYNPELDTMTVGVVVRADRWMAFGELNLASIYNLVMTWAASYPGTSVIITDKYGNIICHPDMKLVIERENLAHEPIFRKIIGYYGLTTTVGFYGGHYVLATGRYVGPWEWVVTIIRPLKTFFFPLILVVGIIISVSFAIAVIIFKFQNRLRSAVVGPVEGLVNLAVAVQRGEKLPEPSSITLGSDIKELKKLAEAIICTYKKLKERERITKEMSRELFWLVESIGDAVIAVDKYGRVMRMNGMAELLSGWNRFQAFGKPLERIFRLYEAEHKLDVARIVDKVVRDGAVIRLQDRIRLVSPDGSNKFVTDSISPLRDGDGNVTGAVVVFHDVTAQVEAEEEKRKLEKMLAQSQKMEALGTLASGIAHEFNNLLQILSGYVELALDVTGQTDRRYEWLVRIKGASERAKELVEHLLTFSREHKPRLQVLDVNRLILDTLDFLRTSIPRMIKIETSLAENLPAIKADPRQLELALINLVVNARDAIREGEPGVIRIRSCHETDVGCRGWVRIDVEDTGCGIAPDLLERIFEPFFTTKGPGKGTGLGLSAVYGIVQAHEGRIEVKSSPGQGSTFSVYLPVREYHQLDAPAEPVPDRPSEEAPATCHKKDTEERPAVLVVDDEQLVLDFVAEILRRENFEVLGATSGEEALELVDAVGKSISLIILDLNMPGMGGWKCLEEIRSRLPDVPVIIASGYISASAEKRAEGYRNVRFIRKPYSIKELLDELRKVKNRG
- a CDS encoding glycosyltransferase family 9 protein, which translates into the protein MDKITVFHRGALGDFLLACPVIKGLSEFMKVQVYFMARRDYVALVRNAPFFAGFIPHDSSSIAPFFDDFLWKKAKVPNVLTESKAAFFFGQKFLRNVVDRLNKRLGNDVCYWVQSFPDLNSCVKKHVTFFLRDQLKELGFPLELQYFNPLDHEKGLLSASCSKDRPVVIHPGSGGLRKIWPLKNWRATVLYIKQKYPAIPVLIVIGPADDVARPLAKSLEELPGVSVVDGPELMELARILATSRIYLGNDSGVSHLAAAVGAACCVIFGRTDPSVWAPLGKDVTIVKDCWDEIDVTAEDFRMPPDKALHPEIRAFIDRRLADCDLPRTGKSFH
- the metG gene encoding methionine--tRNA ligase; the encoded protein is MERFYVTTPIYYVNAAPHIGHAYTTIVADVVNRFYRLMGYETYFLTGTDEHGDKIAQAAREAGEDTRAYVDRISRLFRELWPKLNISNDDFIRTTEERHKRVVQHILQKVYDSGDIYFGSYRGLYCIGCERFYTERELVDGKCPDHDKPPVLREEENYFFRMSRYQDWLVKYIEDHPDFIRPERYRNEVLSFLKEPLEDLCISRPKERLDWGIPLPFDDRYVTYVWFDALINYISALGYPDGELFRKFWPVAHHIIAKDILKPHGIYWPTMLKAAGIEPYRSLMVHGYWKIEEGKMSKSKGTVVRPLDLVSVYGLDAFRYFLIREMVFGLDANFSEEALIQRLNADLANDLGNLFSRTMAMVQKYCDGKVPPLEGEAGPREKAIHEQIESTKAAYDTSMRTFGFHKAMMSVWELINAANKYVDETAPWELAKSASERNYLNRVLRTLLEINHLVAVMIAPVMPGTAEEMLKRLGRSIKARDLRWESDAGFPALQEGVPVEKGKALFPRVDIEAWRTRRSEEPVSPEKGKPEEAERRTEMLGIDEFRKVDLRIGNVLEAEAIPGSKKLLRLVVDVGEKRQVVAGIAQHYSPEELIGKKVVVVCNLKPVKLMGVESQGMVLAAESENRLSLLTCDRDISPGSPVL
- a CDS encoding ABC transporter substrate-binding protein; the protein is MRLKTVAVLVVALLCVACREKPIKIGLLCPLTGPYADLGVHGRNGARLAVEDINRNGGIGGRRITLIVYNDESTLDGAVRGYEALAREGVVTVVGPMTSEQSMAVVKDSSSVGIPLLSPTTSTPWLSGKKDLFFRIQPETDKAAVMLARVIAGRPEIERVCVADDVRNKAHTAPLKQAFVSEYTRLQGRVICDLTIDPLDDRFIESLSEKIGYHNPDALVIMASARHTGQMVRTLSQKYPSLRFFSCGWAQTEELIAQAGIAAERILLLADNMPVEATEPLRRFSWDYRSRYGIKPAFPAVRAHDAVKLLVKALRNCNDDLNNLKEELSRPRTFTALSGRIILDEYGDASGDFYLVTVRGGEFELINRIKMTRP